In Kitasatospora sp. NA04385, a single genomic region encodes these proteins:
- the secY gene encoding preprotein translocase subunit SecY → MLSAFARAFQTPDLRKKLLFTLGIMVLFRLGAHVPMPGINFQAVHACVKGQNQGLFGLVNLFSGNALLQLTVFALGIMPYITASIILQLLTVVIPRLEALKKEGQAGTAKITQYTRYLTIALAVLQGTGILATASSGALFSGCPEGGNIVPDQSIFRIATMVIIMTAGTTVIMWLGELITDRGIGNGMSILIFTSIAAGFPGSMWAIKESGTLLDGWGEFASVIAVGIIVVCLVIFVEQAQRRIPVQYAKRMVGRRSFGGTSTYIPLKVNQAGVIPVIFASSLLYIPALVVQLTNSQADWAVWIRNHFVKGDHPIYMATYFVLIVFFAFFYVAISFNPEEVADNMKKYGGFIPGIRAGRPTAEYLNYVLTRITWPGSLYLGLIALIPMVALVAFGQQTNFPFGGTSVLIVVGVGLETVKQIESQLQQRNYEGFLR, encoded by the coding sequence GTGCTCAGTGCGTTCGCGCGGGCGTTCCAGACGCCCGACCTGCGCAAGAAGCTGCTGTTCACGCTGGGCATCATGGTGCTGTTCCGGCTGGGCGCCCACGTTCCGATGCCCGGAATCAACTTCCAGGCCGTTCACGCGTGCGTGAAGGGCCAGAACCAGGGGTTGTTCGGGCTGGTCAACCTGTTCAGCGGCAACGCGCTGCTCCAGTTGACCGTCTTCGCGCTCGGGATCATGCCGTACATCACGGCCAGCATCATCCTGCAGCTGCTCACCGTGGTCATCCCGCGGCTGGAGGCCCTGAAGAAGGAGGGGCAGGCCGGCACCGCGAAGATCACGCAGTACACCCGGTACCTGACCATCGCCCTCGCCGTGCTGCAGGGCACCGGCATCCTGGCGACCGCGTCCAGCGGCGCCCTGTTCTCGGGCTGCCCCGAGGGCGGCAACATCGTGCCGGACCAGTCGATCTTCCGGATCGCCACCATGGTCATCATCATGACCGCGGGCACCACCGTGATCATGTGGCTCGGCGAGCTCATCACCGACCGCGGCATCGGCAACGGCATGTCCATCCTGATCTTCACCTCGATCGCGGCCGGCTTCCCCGGCTCGATGTGGGCGATCAAGGAGTCGGGCACCCTGCTGGACGGCTGGGGCGAGTTCGCCTCGGTCATCGCGGTCGGCATCATCGTGGTCTGCCTGGTCATCTTCGTCGAGCAGGCCCAGCGCCGGATCCCGGTGCAGTACGCGAAGCGCATGGTCGGCCGCCGTTCCTTCGGCGGCACCTCGACCTACATCCCGCTGAAGGTCAACCAGGCGGGCGTGATTCCGGTCATCTTCGCCTCCTCGCTGCTGTACATCCCCGCGCTGGTGGTGCAGCTGACCAACTCGCAGGCGGACTGGGCGGTCTGGATCAGGAACCACTTCGTCAAGGGTGACCACCCGATCTACATGGCGACCTACTTCGTCCTGATCGTGTTCTTCGCCTTCTTCTACGTCGCGATCTCCTTCAACCCCGAAGAAGTCGCCGACAACATGAAGAAGTATGGTGGGTTCATCCCGGGCATCCGGGCCGGCCGGCCGACGGCCGAGTACCTGAACTACGTGCTCACCCGCATCACGTGGCCGGGTTCCCTCTACCTGGGCCTCATCGCGTTGATCCCGATGGTCGCCCTGGTCGCCTTCGGACAGCAGACCAACTTCCCGTTCGGCGGCACCTCCGTGCTCATCGTCGTCGGCGTCGGACTCGAAACTGTGAAGCAGATCGAGAGCCAACTCCAGCAGCGCAATTACGAAGGGTTCCTCCGCTGA
- the rplO gene encoding 50S ribosomal protein L15, translating into MADNSPIKIHNLRPAPGAKTDKIRVGRGEGSKGKTAGRGTKGTKARYQVPQRFEGGQMPLHMRLPKLKGFKNPAHKQFQVVNLDRLAELYPNGGEVTVADLVEKGAVRKNELVKVLGQGDIAVALQVTVDAVSGSAAEKITAAGGSVTELL; encoded by the coding sequence ATGGCGGACAACTCCCCCATCAAGATCCACAACCTGCGTCCGGCGCCCGGCGCCAAGACCGACAAGATCCGCGTCGGTCGTGGTGAGGGCTCCAAGGGTAAGACCGCAGGTCGTGGTACCAAGGGCACCAAGGCCCGCTACCAGGTTCCGCAGCGCTTCGAGGGTGGCCAGATGCCCCTCCACATGCGCCTGCCGAAGCTGAAGGGCTTCAAGAACCCGGCCCACAAGCAGTTCCAGGTCGTGAACCTGGACCGCCTGGCCGAGCTCTACCCGAACGGTGGCGAGGTCACCGTGGCCGACCTGGTCGAGAAGGGCGCCGTTCGCAAGAACGAGCTCGTCAAGGTCCTCGGCCAGGGCGACATCGCGGTGGCGCTGCAGGTGACGGTCGACGCCGTCTCCGGCTCCGCCGCCGAGAAGATCACCGCGGCCGGCGGTTCGGTCACCGAACTGCTCTGA
- the rpmD gene encoding 50S ribosomal protein L30 — protein MARLKVTQTKSYIGSKQNHRDTLRSLGLKRLNDTVVKEDRPEIRGMVHTVRHLVTVEEVD, from the coding sequence ATGGCTCGCCTGAAGGTCACCCAGACCAAGTCGTACATCGGTAGCAAGCAGAACCACCGTGACACCCTGCGCTCGCTCGGCCTGAAGCGGCTGAACGACACCGTGGTGAAGGAGGACCGCCCGGAGATCCGCGGCATGGTCCACACCGTTCGCCACCTCGTCACGGTCGAGGAGGTGGACTGA
- the rpsE gene encoding 30S ribosomal protein S5 has translation MAGPQRRGSGAGGGTGGERRDRKRDERGGAPVAEKTAYVERVVAINRVAKVVKGGRRFSFTALVVVGDGDGTVGVGYGKAKEVPAAIAKGVEEAKKNFFKVPRIQGTIPHPIQGEKAAGVVLLKPASPGTGVIAGGPVRAVLECAGVHDILSKSLGSDNAINIVHATVAALKGLVRPEEIAARRGLPLEDVAPAALLRARAAGVSA, from the coding sequence ATGGCTGGACCCCAGCGCCGCGGTAGCGGCGCCGGCGGCGGCACCGGTGGCGAGCGGCGCGACCGTAAGCGGGACGAGCGGGGCGGCGCCCCGGTCGCCGAGAAGACCGCTTACGTCGAGCGCGTCGTCGCGATCAACCGTGTCGCCAAGGTTGTCAAGGGTGGTCGTCGTTTCAGCTTCACCGCGCTGGTCGTGGTGGGCGACGGTGACGGCACCGTGGGTGTCGGTTACGGCAAGGCGAAGGAGGTTCCGGCCGCCATCGCCAAGGGTGTTGAGGAGGCCAAGAAGAACTTCTTCAAGGTCCCCCGTATCCAGGGCACCATCCCGCACCCCATCCAGGGCGAGAAGGCCGCCGGCGTCGTGCTGCTGAAGCCGGCGTCCCCCGGTACCGGTGTCATCGCCGGTGGCCCGGTGCGTGCCGTCCTCGAGTGCGCCGGCGTTCACGACATCCTGTCGAAGTCGCTCGGCTCGGACAACGCGATCAACATCGTGCACGCCACCGTGGCCGCTCTGAAGGGCCTCGTGCGCCCCGAGGAGATCGCCGCCCGTCGTGGCCTGCCCCTGGAGGACGTGGCCCCGGCCGCGCTGCTCCGGGCCCGTGCGGCTGGGGTGAGCGCCTGA
- the rplR gene encoding 50S ribosomal protein L18, translating to MSVSVKIGKGNAYKNAARKRRAIRVRKRVVGTEVRPRLVVTRSNRHMVAQVIDDAKGHTLASASTLDVSIKGTEGDKTELAKKVGSLVAERAKAAGVESVVFDRAGNRYAGRIAALADAARESGLDF from the coding sequence ATGAGCGTCTCTGTCAAGATCGGCAAGGGCAACGCCTACAAGAACGCCGCCCGCAAGCGCCGCGCCATTCGCGTTCGCAAGCGCGTCGTCGGCACCGAGGTGCGTCCGCGCCTCGTCGTGACGCGTTCGAACCGCCACATGGTCGCCCAGGTCATCGACGACGCCAAGGGTCACACCCTGGCGTCGGCGTCCACCCTCGACGTGTCCATCAAGGGCACCGAGGGCGACAAGACCGAGCTGGCCAAGAAGGTCGGAAGCCTGGTCGCCGAGCGCGCCAAGGCCGCCGGCGTCGAGTCGGTCGTCTTCGACCGCGCGGGCAACCGGTACGCCGGCCGCATCGCCGCCCTGGCGGACGCGGCCCGCGAGTCCGGGCTCGACTTCTAA
- the rplF gene encoding 50S ribosomal protein L6 has translation MSRIGRLPIQVPAGVDVTIDGQTVSVKGPKGSLTHVVAAPIEIGKGEDGTLVVTRPNDERQSKALHGLSRTLVANMITGVTAGYRKSLEISGVGYRVTAKGSDMEFALGYSHPILVTAPEGISFVVETPTKFHVDGTDKQKVGEIAAKIRKLRKPDPYKAKGVKYAGEVIRRKVGKSGK, from the coding sequence ATGTCGCGCATTGGACGGCTGCCCATCCAGGTTCCCGCTGGTGTGGACGTCACCATCGACGGCCAGACGGTCTCGGTGAAGGGCCCCAAGGGCTCGCTCACCCACGTCGTCGCCGCGCCGATCGAGATCGGCAAGGGCGAGGACGGCACTCTGGTCGTCACCCGCCCGAACGACGAGCGTCAGTCGAAGGCCCTGCACGGCCTGTCGCGCACGCTGGTGGCGAACATGATCACCGGCGTGACCGCGGGCTACCGCAAGTCGCTGGAGATCAGCGGCGTCGGCTACCGAGTCACGGCGAAGGGCTCCGACATGGAGTTCGCGCTGGGCTACAGCCACCCGATCCTGGTCACCGCGCCGGAGGGGATCTCCTTCGTCGTCGAGACGCCCACCAAGTTCCACGTGGACGGCACCGACAAGCAGAAGGTCGGCGAGATCGCCGCGAAGATCCGCAAGCTGCGCAAGCCCGACCCGTACAAGGCCAAGGGCGTCAAGTACGCGGGCGAGGTCATCCGCCGCAAGGTCGGAAAGAGTGGTAAGTAA
- the rpsH gene encoding 30S ribosomal protein S8 has product MTMTDPIADMLTRLRNANSAYHDSVAMPASKIKAHVAEILQQEGYISSYKVEEPTENEVGKKLTIELKFGPNRERSIAGIKRISKPGLRVYAKSTNLPKVLGGLGVAIISTSSGLLTDKQAAKKGVGGEVLAYVW; this is encoded by the coding sequence ATGACCATGACCGACCCCATCGCAGACATGCTCACGCGTCTGCGTAACGCGAACTCGGCGTACCACGACTCCGTGGCGATGCCGGCCAGCAAGATCAAGGCGCACGTCGCCGAGATCCTGCAGCAGGAGGGGTACATCTCCTCCTACAAGGTTGAGGAGCCCACCGAGAACGAGGTCGGCAAGAAGCTGACCATCGAGCTCAAGTTCGGCCCCAACCGCGAGCGTTCCATCGCCGGCATCAAGCGCATCAGCAAGCCGGGTCTGCGTGTGTACGCAAAGTCCACCAACCTGCCGAAGGTGCTCGGCGGCCTGGGCGTGGCGATCATCTCCACGTCCTCCGGCCTCCTGACCGACAAGCAGGCCGCCAAGAAGGGCGTAGGCGGAGAAGTTCTCGCCTACGTCTGGTAA
- a CDS encoding type Z 30S ribosomal protein S14: MAKKALIAKSERKPKFGVRAYTRCQRCGRPHSVYRKFGLCRVCLREMAHRGELPGVTKSSW; this comes from the coding sequence ATGGCGAAGAAGGCCCTGATCGCTAAGTCCGAGCGCAAGCCGAAGTTCGGCGTCCGGGCGTACACCCGGTGCCAGCGCTGCGGCCGCCCGCACTCGGTGTACCGCAAGTTCGGCCTCTGCCGTGTGTGCCTCCGTGAGATGGCGCACCGCGGCGAGCTGCCGGGCGTGACCAAGAGCTCCTGGTAG